The Papaver somniferum cultivar HN1 chromosome 3, ASM357369v1, whole genome shotgun sequence genome includes a region encoding these proteins:
- the LOC113357829 gene encoding transcription repressor OFP2-like has protein sequence MGNYKFRLSDMMPNAWFYKLKNGHPHPVKNKQKNLHQHHYLIQTPPPTSSTPSYHHQTEKISHPRHSYYFTREIHIKPEANDQVLLDIHKAIQNSSPKNTKVSDLHYIAAAAEPPRKSSKRSRPKNSRRTSTVNNKSVSSVSSSCNCRDTRESSSSTRSSASKSDSTAAASPELDNDQECAESITVDANSVSMSMSSSTTSCSCRVSASTTDIIIDIIDSKRSSAEKFDDGFDPITELELPPIITKLPKEFIQNKTKEQKSSRRRNSTSSRDKEEKNVHGSLSTKEQKSSPFVRSPGLKLRSNSPRILSRKVHSKDMTMTFLGAKPNKQRTTTTGTKKPTTISSSKLIPVVSSNVSDSFAVIKSSFDPQRDFRESMVEMIVENDLRKSGELEELLACYLSLNSNEYHDIIVKVFQQIWFDLTDIHYVSNSSISIVQ, from the coding sequence atGGGGAATTACAAGTTTAGATTATCAGATATGATGCCAAATGCATGGTTTTACAAGCTCAAAAATGGTCATCCTCATCCAGTTAAGAACAAGCAAAAAAATCTCCACCAACACCATTATCTGATacaaacaccaccaccaactagtTCAACACCATCGTATCATCATCAAACAGAGAAAATTTCTCATCCTAGGCATTCTTATTACTTCACTAGAGAAATTCACATTAAACCTGAAGCCAATGATCAAGTACTTCTTGATATTCATAAGGCCATTCAGAATTCATCACCAAAAAACACAAAAGTTTCCGACCTTCATTacattgcagcagcagcagagccaCCAAGAAAATCATCCAAAAGATCAAGGCCAAAGAACAGTCGAAGAACAAGTACAGTTAACAATAAATCCGTTTCTTCAGTTTCATCGTCTTGCAATTGTCGAGATACTCGAGAATCATCATCATCCACAAGGAGTTCTGCTAGCAAGTCTGATTCTACAGCTGCTGCTTCTCCTGAACTAGACAATGATCAAGAATGTGCTGAATCAATAACAGTTGACGCTAACTCAGTGTCTATGTCGATGTCTAGTAGTACCACATCTTGTAGTTGCAGAGTAAGTGCTTCGACTACTGATATTATTATAGATATTATTGATAGTAAAAGATCTTCTGCTGAGAAATTCGATGATGGATTCGATCCCATTACGGAGCTTGAACTTCCTCCGATTATAACAAAGCTTCCAAAAGAATTCATCCAAAACAAGACGAAAGAACAAAAATCATCCAGAAGAAGAAACTCAACTAGTAGTAGAGATAAGGAGGAAAAAAATGTTCATGGGTCACTTTCTACGAAAGAACAAAAATCTAGTCCTTTTGTTCGATCTCCGGGACTTAAGCTTCGATCAAATTCTCCAAGAATTCTGTCACGTAAAGTCCACTCCAAAGACATGACGATGACGTTCCTTGGAGCAAAGCCAAATAAGCAACGTACCACCACCACCGGAACCAAGAAGCCGACAACAATCTCATCGTCGAAACTAATACCGGTGGTGTCGTCGAATGTGTCGGATAGTTTTGCAGTCATAAAATCTTCATTTGATCCTCAAAGAGATTTTAGAGAATCAATGGTGGAGATGATTGTTGAGAATGATTTAAGGAAATCAGGTGAATTAGAAGAATTATTAGCTTGTTATCTTTCATTAAATTCAAATGAATATCATGATATCATTGTTAAAGTATTTCAACAAATTTGGTTTGATCTTACTGACATTCATTATGTTAGTAATAGTAGTATCTCAATTGTACAATAA